Proteins encoded within one genomic window of Perognathus longimembris pacificus isolate PPM17 chromosome 28, ASM2315922v1, whole genome shotgun sequence:
- the LOC125343101 gene encoding nuclear inhibitor of protein phosphatase 1-like yields the protein MGGEENELKGLLGLPEGERELDDLTKFNTTHNKRILTLTTEVGASNIQTPKRKRKNSRVTFSEDNEIINPEDVDPTFGHFQNRGRTMMVPSKRQRIEVPGSWGLKEFGRPTYTFSGGLYGGLPPPQNEASVQPHSVHRSEFIGQLPTLYANLVPDADLTPVAPSVVNMNPTATPAVHHPEAGNQLKKKYAKEVWPHLPD from the coding sequence atgggtGGAGAAGAAAATGAACTCAAGGGCCTGCTGGGGCTtccagagggggaaagggaactTGATGATCTGACCAAGTTCAATACTACCCACAACAAACGTATTTTAACCCTCACCACTGAGGTAGGAGCTTCAAACATTCAGACaccgaagaggaagaggaagaactcACGGGTAACTTTCAGTGAAGATAATGAGATAATCAACCCAGAGGACGTGGATCCCACATTTGGTCACTTCCAGAACAGAGGGCGAACCATGATGGTCCCATCAAAGAGGCAACGAATTGAAGTCCCTGGCTCCTGGGGTCTGAAAGAGTTTGGAAGACCCACGTATACCTTCAGTGGAGGACTCTATGGGGGTCTGCCTCCCCCACAAAATGAAGCAAGCGTCCAGCCACACAGTGTCCACAGATCAGAATTCATTGGTCAGTTGCCTACGCTGTACGCGAACCTTGTCCCAGATGCAGACTTGACTCCTGTGGCACCATCGGTAGTGAACATGAACCCCACAGCAACTCCTGCAGTCCATCACCCTGAAGCAGGAAACCAACTAAAGAAGAAATATGCAAAAGAGGTTTGGCCACACCTTCCTGACTGA